The region CGGTCTCTGCCAGCAGCCTGGCCGCCTGATATATGCTCCCCATAATGGCAGACCTTCCGGCTGTTATCTCTCACATAATTCCAGACCTTCCAGCAGGTTAGGTGGCTGTTATATGCTTCCCATAACGGCAGACCTTCCGGCTGTTATCTCTCACATAATTCCAGACCTTCCAGCAGGTTAGTTGGGTGTTATATGCACCCCATAACGGCAGACCTTCCGGCTGTTATCTTTCACATAATTCCAGACCTTCCAGCAGGTTAGTTGGGTGTTATATGCTCCCCATAACGGCAGATGTTATATCTAGTTGATCAGCTGTTATATGCTTCCTATAGTGCAAGACCTTCTGgctggttagttggttggtttatGCTTGCCATTATTGCAACATCAGTTTATACTTCTTTTATACTGTTACAACGTTGACGCACTGACGTTAATAGGACGATGCTACAACGTCTACGACTCCAGGAGACTAAAAGTTAAAAGCGAcagctgtaaaaaaaaaaaagtcgttgTATAAATAGAGACATTAATACAACGATATTAATAAAATGCTGATGCAACAACATTAATCTGCAATGTTAATACAACACTGTTACAACGTTATTACGACGTTGCAACAAGGTAAACTTACTTAACAATTACCGAGGTTATGTTGTGTGTCTGCAAGAAATGTTACAAGAGGAAATTCAAATCTCTTGTTATATTTTTACTACTTTTAGATTGTTTCAACGTTGTtaccatccctggaaacacaaaccgaaactgtctattttccgcttgttacaacttgtaataaagttgttacatcttggcttaacgtgtttatgacgtattagaacgttgttacaacttgctatattggttgttataactggttaggtggtgttaaaacttgttcgcacgttgtaccaacgtcgtagtttcggtgtgtgtttggcgggatatgcAGTTTCCACTTTTATAAGTTGTTTCAATGTTGTAACTACGGTAATTTAAACGTAATATTAAGGTTGCGGTGTGAGTTTGTGACGAGTAggactttttttattattattttctaccacagacgtggccacacatttacaatgctaaccagcatatatacattttcttctgtcctccatggacagggttagagaagtgttaatggCAGTTGTGAGTCAGGAAAACGTTCCCAGTAACAGGATGTAGATCACACGATCACAATGATCGAGTGATGCGTCTTATCGCCCGCTCGTAAAGACGTTTGTTTTATTGAGAAAAGATTCTTTTTTCAGTCGTTTACCTCACGTATTTTGTCTATGTTAAATGGTTACCAGGACCATGATTCATCAAGTATTTACGAGTTCACTTACGAGctcgtacatctttcctcgatcaggGTACCTTGgtctgtatttattaaacagtttgcgagCCCAAAGTCGCAACTAGGTTGTTTATAATTATAACTTTAGGGCGAGAACGACCTCACAGcgtttccaagctcgtaaactgttaatACATACGACAAACTGATTGATGTAAGTCGTACAGGTTTTGTAAGTGGATAGTTAAGTGCCTAATGAATCCTGGCTCACTTATACAAGTGAATATGAAGGTTCTACAGGGAGTAACGATCATTTTACTGCCTTGAATTGCTTTTTATTCTACACCGAATTGTAATAGAATTCCATTCTATTACACTTTGTTGCACAGACTTGTTCTTAACTGTGTTATAGAGAAACATCTGACCAATGCCTCCAAAACGGATAAAAGAACAAAGAATTGAACTAAATTGAGGATTTGAACTAGAAAAAGAGTTAAGCCTCTCGAAGTAACTAGCAGATAGAAAAGCCTCTAACACTCTTCGGCCAAATAAAAATTGAACAACAAAACTGTTTTCTCTCGCTTCCagctatatgcaaaaaaaaaaaaagtcgaaaaaaTGTTTGTGTCTCTACCACGCTGCCGTCAGGAAAGAAAAGGGAAAAAGAAAAACGTAAAACAAAAAAGGAGAAATGCATATTCCAACCACTTCCACCTGTGACATCGCCATTACAGGTGTTCTCTCCACCTGTGACATCGCCATTACAGGTGTTCTCTCCACCTGTGACATCGCCATTACAGGTGTTCTCTCCACCTGTGACATCGCCATTACAGGTGTTCTCTCCACCTGTGACATCGCCATTACAGGTGTTCTCTCCACCTGTGACATCGCCATTACAGGTGTTCTCTCCACCTGTGACATCGCCATTACAGGTGTTCTCTCCACCTGTGACATCGCCATTACAGGTGTTCTCTCCACCTGTGACATCGCCATTACAGGTGTTCTCTCCACCTGTGACATCGCCATTACAGGTGTTCTCTCCACCTGTGACATCGCCATTACAGGTGTTCTCTCCACCTGTGACATCGCCATTACAGGTGTTCTCTCCACCTGTGACATCGCCATTACAGGTGTTCTCTCCACCTGTGACATCGCCATTACAGGTGTTCTCTCCACCTGTGACATCGCCATTACAGGTGTTCTCTCCACCTGTGACATCGCCATTACAGGTGTTCTCTCCACCTGTGACATCGCCATTACAGGTGTTCTCACCACCTGTGACATCGCCATTACAGGTGTTCTCTCCACCTGTGACATCGCCATTACAGGTGTTCTCTCCACCTGTGACATCGCCATTACAGGTGTTCTCTCCACCTGTGACATCGCCATTACAGGTGTTCTCACCACCTGTGACATCGCCATTACAGGTGTTCTCTCCACCTGTGACATCGCCATTACAGGTGTTCTCTCCACCTGTGACATCGCCATTACAGGTGTTCTCTCCACCTGTGACATCGCCATTACAGGTGTTCTCTCCACCTGTGACATCGCCATTACAGGTGTTCTCTCCACCTGTGACATCGCCATTACAGGTGTTCTCTCCACCTGTGACATCGCCATTACAGGTGTTCTCTCCACCTGTGACATCGCCATTACAGATGTTCTCTCCACCTGTGACATCGCCATTACAGGTGTTCTCTCCACCTGTGACATCGCCATTACAGGTGTTCTCTCCACCTGTGACATCGCCATTACAGAGGTTCTCTCCACCTGTGACATCGCCATTACAGGTGTTCTCACCACCTGTGACATCGCCATTACAGGTGTTCTCTCCACCTGTGACATCGCCATTACAGGTGTTCTCTCCACCTGTGACATCGCCATTACAGGTGTTCTCTCCACCTGTGACATCGCCATTACAGGTGTTCTCTCCACCTGTGACATCGCCATTACAGGTGTTCTCACCACCTGTGACATCGTCATTACAGCTGTTCTTTCCACCTGTGACATCGCCATTACAGGTGTTCTTTCCACCTGTGACATCATTACAGGTGTTCTTTCCACCTGTGACATCATTACAGGTGTTCTTTCCACCTGTGACATCATTACAGAGGTTCTCTCCACCTGTGACATCGCCATTACAGAGGTTCCCTCCACCTGTGACACCAACATTACAGAGGTTCTCTCTCCGTCTCATCGCCACATCGCACCTCTAACATTTCACACTCGACAGAAAGCAGTGAGATGGTGAGTAATATTTTGCGACCCATTTTCTTAGTCTTGGTGTTGTCAGGTGTCCACACCAGCCAGAGATGTTCGTGTGCTGCTGCCGGGGAGCACGTTCCTTATGGTACCATGGGAAGGTGTTCCTTCTGGGGATGTTCCACGAGAACGTGTTCCTTACCGGAACGGTTCCAGGGAAAGTGTTCTTTAAGGGGATGTTACTTTCATG is a window of Procambarus clarkii isolate CNS0578487 chromosome 41, FALCON_Pclarkii_2.0, whole genome shotgun sequence DNA encoding:
- the LOC138373229 gene encoding perilipin-4-like, which gives rise to MHIPTTSTCDIAITGVLSTCDIAITGVLSTCDIAITGVLSTCDIAITGVLSTCDIAITGVLSTCDIAITGVLSTCDIAITGVLSTCDIAITGVLSTCDIAITGVLSTCDIAITGVLSTCDIAITGVLSTCDIAITGVLSTCDIAITGVLSTCDIAITGVLSTCDIAITGVLSTCDIAITGVLSTCDIAITGVLTTCDIAITGVLSTCDIAITGVLSTCDIAITGVLSTCDIAITGVLTTCDIAITGVLSTCDIAITGVLSTCDIAITGVLSTCDIAITGVLSTCDIAITGVLSTCDIAITGVLSTCDIAITGVLSTCDIAITDVLSTCDIAITGVLSTCDIAITGVLSTCDIAITEVLSTCDIAITGVLTTCDIAITGVLSTCDIAITGVLSTCDIAITGVLSTCDIAITGVLSTCDIAITGVLTTCDIVITAVLSTCDIAITGVLSTCDIITGVLSTCDIITGVLSTCDIITEVLSTCDIAITEVPSTCDTNITEVLSPSHRHIAPLTFHTRQKAVRW